A window of Malaclemys terrapin pileata isolate rMalTer1 chromosome 14, rMalTer1.hap1, whole genome shotgun sequence contains these coding sequences:
- the CHST4 gene encoding carbohydrate sulfotransferase 4: MLKSNKTIVKVVLAVQAVVFICFLSHLRSSYSPQEEKPAQVHILILSSWRSGSSFTGQLFSQHPDVFYLMEPAWHVWKAMYQNRAKALQMAARDLIRSVFLCDMSVFDAYMSTQRNKSDLFQWEASRALCSPPACDHFQRNHIISKTACKTLCSRYPFSKVEEACKTYSHIILKEVRFFDLTVLYPLLTDPSLNLKIIHLVRDPRAVFHSREKTVAALMHDSNIVVGPQKNQGERGPYNVMQEICKSHIRIYTEGSQALPSFLKGRYMLVRYEDIVNDPLAKAAQMYKFAELHLIPKLQVWVYNITHGKGLGMQAFDIGSRDAVNVSQAWRKNLSFQKIAKLQNVCKDAMDLLGYRLVMSEEEQKDMALNLLFTQGLPPGDTGS; this comes from the coding sequence ATGCTGAAGTCAAACAAGACAATAGTGAAAGTGGTCCTGGCAGTTCAGGCCGTTGTTTTCATCTGCTTCCTCTCTCATCTTCGCAGCAGCTATTCCCCCCAGGAAGAGAAGCCAGCTCAGGTGCACATCCTCATTCTCTCCTCCTGGCGGTCAGGATCTTCCTTCACTGGACAGCTCTTCAGCCAGCACCCTGATGTCTTCTACCTTATGGAGCCTGCCTGGCATGTGTGGAAAGCCATGTACCAGAACAGGGCCAAAGCCTTACAGATGGCAGCACGTGACCTCATCAGGTCTGTCTTTCTGTGTGACATGTCTGTGTTTGATGCCTACATGTCTACGCAGAGGAATAAATctgatttatttcagtgggaggcCAGCCGGGCCCTGTGCTCCCCCCCTGCATGTGACCACTTCCAGCGCAACCACATCATTTCCAAAACCGCCTGCAAGACCCTCTGCAGCAGGTACCCATTCAGCAAGGTGGAGGAGGCTTGCAAGACCTATAGCCACATTATCCTCAAGGAGGTCCGGTTCTTTGATCTGACAGTTCTCTATCCCCTTCTCACCGACCCCTCCCTGAATCTCAAAATCATTCACTTGGTTCGCGACCCCAGGGCTGTGTTCCACTCTCGTGAGAAAACAGTGGCTGCTCTGATGCACGATAGTAACATTGTGGTGGGGCCCCAGAAGAACCAAGGGGAGAGGGGGCCCTACAACGTGATGCAGGAAATCTGTAAAAGTCACATCCGGATTTACACTgaaggcagccaggcccttcccagCTTCCTCAAAGGCCGCTACATGCTGGTGCGCTATGAAGATATTGTCAACGATCCCCTGGCAAAGGCTGCACAGATGTATAAGTTTGCAGAGCTCCATCTCATACCCAAACTTCAGGTGTGGGTGTATAATATCACTCATGGGAAAGGCCTGGGGATGCAGGCCTTTGACATCGGCTCCAGAGATGCAGTGAATGTATCCCAGGCCTGGAGGAAGAACCTGTCCTTCCAGAAAATAGCAAAGTTGCAAAATGTGTGCAAGGATGCCATGGACCTATTGGGTTATCGACTAGTGATGTCCGAGGAAGAACAGAAAGATATGGCACTGAACCTGTTATTTACCCAGGGCCTTCCACCCGGTGACACAGGGAGCTGA